From a region of the Calliphora vicina chromosome 4, idCalVici1.1, whole genome shotgun sequence genome:
- the LOC135958092 gene encoding mucin-2-like, translated as MTNWPSRKRVQSYTCAIHTKKKRKNLVDNSQKVNYKDFTKSNPNETTQYLYADPSFIMEAAISPHHRLEGGGVGSEQQEVYYDCWPCDCEREPQLQIFEVINQIKNPKDFKSLLKQIVHTSSVLYQTFRQAYDKTKKIHKNSLGKYSETCCNKCEKPDQKMECGDMNPLEIINIEIPANNREYLEDVTYESLSRKKHKKKKSPKCFGGQQQCCFVCDNCQDKENICNTYLGSLEPETDICEAKNSQKSLATKKMEQFNEIIKKEERPLSDEKKECDFSTWFTQTPSCLMETNACQQYEDELQHLNFCDKCAVLRGEMALPSKLQNEPLYNNKPDVCEKSSQTCQKIKCSKTEPCSKSQKPVRPLQQPAKQVLNLSPVCVTIPLKLQIDSQNCQSRFIETEIVMEAFSGSQTCKLPQPLKTNIPTFSSPITPTNSKTPTSTSKQLQKKCGSDLFYSCISSSGIIKPEETPEIVGEPAVKEVPLPEIRSQTKSIQATPPESSVATTMTANKTFTSRMDFTQTEEIALPSVASPDPKAKAKQLRADLLEEVRATLEQTTPIAALKLLLEGKRFSLPSNLRPKEMSNTTPARHSFPSNYQAMPASSTPLQPLKPLTTPLSSTREKPTLPPKPKLPTKPASFVTETVQTDASTIKASGHYKRNEMRTEIQDELKELLQPNPLKTSAKYAPEERDEILLDLHKLFHPEKAGRLPKQISRENALQDIRFLVEPEAPKPEITFPADSNTPKTSESQESIIQSIKHILNPKTQQKSNKKKKYDKQTKEKILEDLQIILTPKQKKPEINQEIRASVLHDLRFMLDTGQETTSPNRPPRLSEMQSTAIADTGPSSSQAQQVRQQRQQKPPNEIRDSLIADLRYLLDTTHPPQSNNSKSFEDNLLASARQAPPVPPSIPTIPKKSQSTISSEASLSDNDKRNEKHK; from the exons atgaccAACTGGCCTTCCAGAAAACGTGTTCAAAGTTATACTTGTGCGATTCATACTAAAAAGAAGAGAAAGAATTTAGTTGATAACTCTCAAAAAGTTAACTATAAAGATTTTACGAAATCGAACCCAAACGAAACAACTCAATATTTATATGCAGATCCATCATTTATAATGGAAGCTGCTATCAGCCCTCATCACAGATTGGAAGGAGGAGGTGTAGGAAGTGAGCAGCAGGAAGTCTATTACGATTGTTGGCCTTGTGATTGTGAGCGAGAGCCTCAATTGCAAATATTTGAAGTCATTAATCAAATCAAAAATCCTAAAGACTTTAAAAGTCTACTTAAACAAATTGTCCATACTTCTAGTGTATTGTATCAAACATTTCGTCAAGCTTAtgataaaacaaagaaaattcaCAAGAATTCCTTGGGAAAATATAGCGAGACATGCTGTAACAAATGCGAAAAACCTGACCAAAAAATGGAATGTGGTGATATGAATCCTTTGGAAATTATTAATATAGAAATACCAGCCAATAATCGGGAATATTTGGAAGATGTAACTTATGAATCCTTAAgtagaaaaaaacataaaaagaaaaaatctccGAAATGTTTCGGTGGCCAGCAACAATGCTGTTTTGTATGCGATAACTGCCaggataaagaaaatatatgtaacACATATTTGGGTTCATTAGAACCGGAAACAGATATTTGCGAAGCAAAGAATTCCCAAAAATCTTTAGCAACAAAGAAAATGGAGCAATtcaatgaaattattaaaaaagagGAACGTCCTTTAAGTGATGAAAAAAAGGAATGCGATTTCTCAACATGGTTTACTCAAACTCCTTCATGTTTAATGGAAACTAATGCTTGCCAACAATACGAAGATGAGCTGCAACATTTAAACTTCTGTGACAAATGTGCAGTGTTAAGGGGAGAAATGGCTTTACCCTCTAAATTACAAAATGAACCTTTATATAATAACAAACCAGATGTATGTGAGAAATCCTCACAAACTTGCCAGAAAATCAAATGCAGCAAAACCGAGCCCTGTTCAAAATCCCAAAAACCTGTAAGACCTCTACAGCAACCAGCTAAACAAGTGCTAAACTTAAGCCCGGTGTGTGTAACCATACCTTTGAAATTACAAATTGATTCACAGAATTGTCAATCACGTTTCATAGAAACAGAAATCGTAATGGAAGCATTTAGTGGCTCTCAAACCTGCAAATTGCCCCAACCCctaaaaacaaatattccaACATTCTCAAGTCCGATTACACCAACAAACTCTAAAACTCCAACATCAACATCTAAACAACTTCAGAAGAAATGTGGCAGTGATCTCTTCTACTCATGCATCTCCAGTTCAGGTATTATAAAACCTGAGGAAACTCCAGAAATCGTTGGGGAACCGGCTGTAAAGGAAGTGCCTTTACCAGAAATTAGATCACAGACAAAAAGTATCCAAGCTACACCGCCAGAAAGTTCGGTTGCAACTACAATGACAGCAAACAAAACATTTACCAGTAGGATGGATTTTACTCAAACTGAAGAAATAGCTCTGCCATCAGTGGCATCACCAGATCCAAAGGCTAAAGCGAAACAATTAAGAGCAGATCTTCTAGAAGAAGTCAGAGCTACACTAGAACAAACTACACCCATAGCTGCTCTTAAATTACTGCTAGAAGGTAAACGTTTCTCACTACCCTCAAATTTAAGACCCAAAGAAATGTCCAATACAACACCTGCTAGACATAGTTTTCCTAGTAACTATCAGGCTATGCCAGCAAGTTCAACACCTCTACAACCTCTCAAGCCCCTAACAACTCCATTATCATCTACACGCGAAAAACCTACTCTTCCCCCTAAACCTAAACTACCAACCAAACCGGCCAGCTTTGTAACAGAAACAGTACAAACAGACGCCTCAACCATCAAAGCCAGTGGTCACTATAAACGCAATGAAATGCGCACTGAGATACAAGATGAACTCAAAGAACTTTTACAACCAAATCCCTTGAAAACTTCAGCAAAATATGCACCCGAGGAGAGAGATGAAATTTTACTAGATCTACATAAACTATTTCATCCGGAAAAGGCTGGACGTTTGCCCAAACAGATAAGTCGGGAAAATGCCTTACAAGACATACGATTTTTGGTTGAGCCAGAGGCCCCTAAACCGGAAATCACATTTCCTGCTGATAGCAACACACCTAAAACCTCTGAATCCCAAGAAAGTATTATACAAAGtatcaaacatattttaaatccaaaaacccaacaaaagtctaacaaaaaaaagaaatatgacAAGCAGACTAAAGAGAAAATTTTGGAAGATTTACAAATCATTTTAACTCCAAAACAAAAGAAACCGGAAATTAACCAAGAGATACGTGCCAGTGTGTTACATGATTTACGTTTCATGTTGGATACCGGGCAAGAGACCACTTCCCCTAATAGGCCTCCTCGCTTATCTGAAATGCAGTCAACTGCTATAGCAGATACTGGGCCTAGTTCTTCTCAAGCTCAGCAGGTGAGGCAACAGCGTCAACAAAAACCCCCTAATGAGATAAGAGACAGTTTAATAGCAGATCTTAGATATTTACTGGATACCACACATCCTCCACAAAGTAATAATAGCAAAAGCTTTGAAGATAATTTGTTAGCCTCAGCAAGACAAGCACCACCTGTTCCTCCCAGCATACCAACTATACCTAAGAAATCTCAGAGTACAATATCTTCTGAGGCATCGTTATCCGATAATGATAAGAGAAATGAAAAGCATAAG TAG